A window of Notolabrus celidotus isolate fNotCel1 chromosome 11, fNotCel1.pri, whole genome shotgun sequence contains these coding sequences:
- the mrps25 gene encoding 28S ribosomal protein S25, mitochondrial, whose protein sequence is MPMKGRFPIRRTMEYLQKGDIIFKNRVKIMTVNYNTHGELSEGARKFVFFNIPQIQYKNPWVQVMMFKNMTPSPFLKFYLDDGEQVLVDVEGKDFKQISTHVKKILGKSEEVLQAEAQAKMQASNPANFGPKKYCLRECICEVDGQVPCPGTTPLPKEMTGKYRAQMAASQE, encoded by the exons ATGCCGATGAAAGGAAGGTTTCCGATCAGGAGGACTATGGAATATCTCCAGAAGGGCGacatcatctttaaaaacagagtgaagATCATGACTGTCAATTACAACACACATGGAGAGCTGAGCGAGGGAGCAAG gaagtttgtgttttttaacatcCCTCAGATTCAGTACAAAAACCCTTGGGTCCAAGTAATGATGTTCAAAAATATGACACCATCTCCGTTCCTGAAGTTCTACCTGG ATGATGGGGAGCAAGTTCTGGTGGATGTTGAAGGAAAAGACTTCAAACAAATTTCAACGCACGTGAAGAAGATTTTGGGCAAATCAGA AGAAGTGTTACAAGCCGAGGCTCAAGCAAAGATGCAGGCCTCCAACCCCGCCAACTTTGGGCCAAAGAAGTACTGTCTGAGAGAGTGTATATGTGAAGTAGATGGCCAAGTGCCGTGTCCTGGCACCACGCCGCTGCCCAAAGAGATGACGGGAAAATATCGGGCCCAGATGGCAGCATCGCAGGAGTGA